The Phaseolus vulgaris cultivar G19833 chromosome 10, P. vulgaris v2.0, whole genome shotgun sequence DNA window gctattaaaataaattttcaacaGGAGTAAATGTATGTAAATGAGATGTTTTAATTAGCAATCCACACCAATCCAATTTCAATAAAATTCCAACATTTAGAAACGTATAGAACACAAATGGATCTATACATCAAAAGATATTAAACAAGTGGAATATCAAGACTAGTATTAAGTATGTCTTACCATATAATATTTGATCAAGAGTATTGGATCAAGGTAAGCTCATTACAATCCAAGTCATACATCTACACATGTCATTGTGTAAAAGAAAACTacaaatcaattaaatatacaaattaatattttgtttatatttatatttagcaTTCATATCAAATCCATAAATCACGAAAaacaagagaaagaaaagaatttCTTTTAGCTTGAGTGAATATTATCTCAGTGTTCACTGTTGAGTGATCGCTCGCTATCTGGTTGGAAAAGGTGGTCTGAAGCTTTCTCACTCCCAACAAGTAAGACAAGATCACCACTTCTCTCAGTAATGAATTTCCTTTCATTCTTCATTAGCCTTAAATGTCGTATCATAGATTGTCGAACCTCTGACAGACTCCCCATGCATGCGCTTGATCAAATCTTTTTGTTTTAGTGAAAATCTAGTCAAGGGTAAAGGTTAAGTTGTAGTTCTATTTTTgcttgagtgaaaatatttgGTTTGAGCAGAAAATCCTTCGGttgaacaaaaatataattcaaagtTGTTGACCTAATTCAACAAGTGTACTAAGTCAGAAGTAAAAACCTGTCTTAAAATATGGATATCAAACCGACAAGGAACAATTctcttcaaaattttaatgtGTAAAACTCACTACACATTGATGTGCACTTAATTGATTTAAgaaatatgaacattttttgaATAAAATGTGATTGTAATTTAATAAAAAGCATAATGaatgtttataaggatttgatTGATAGAATTGGGATTGAAATTAATCTTTCTCACTTATTTgtattttagtaaataaaatCATACAACATTCTTACTTATTTGATATTGATGCAACAAAAAGAGTTATTCACATTGATTCctcaaatatgaaattattaagaTCATCTTCTAAACATTGATTCCTCATCTCTTTAGCAAAAATTCTTATCATTAAGAAAAGATGTTATAAAGCATTTGATATATTATAATCTATTCCTAGTATTAAAACAcatcaaatattttcatttaggTCAAATCATCATAAATACTTCCTATTCAATTCCAAAGATCTGaatcaagaataaaaaattcaagctttaagtataaaatgaaaatatcaaTATCAAATAAGAATgtaatattatagataaatatcacctcaatacataggAGTTTGAAACAATTACATTCAATTCTAAAGGAAATGAATTAGCCACTCATAGTAGCCATTACATGCACCAAAAGATGATTGAAAGCAAGAGAAAAAGATTCAGAACGTTTCTCCTTAACTCCTCCTCCTAGGGTTTCTTCCCTCCCTTTCCTCTATGCCTTATGCCCCTTTAAACATAATTGGGTTTGGACTAATTGACATCTCTATTCAAAATATATCCCTTTGCTTCATCTCTCACTAAATTCttgaaaataacacaaaattgagattaaatagTTCTATTAATTTCATAACTCCAAAAGATATTATTGAATTCTAATttgtcaaattagagttgagtCATAGCttaatcaacaattaaaatcaataaatgtaTAACGTTTTGCGTGATATTTCACTAAATAATGACACTTGTCGAAACAAAGGTTGAGTATAAGTTTGAGTGTCACATTAACTAAAAATGAGAAAGTTGAACAATATATAGGAAAGAAGATCCACAAActcaatattttaatattttgggtTGAAAATCATGTCATATTTCTAATATAAGTTGAATGATATCAAATCTCTTTAGTTAATCCCTATTAGAAGACCCAACAATCGTATTGATGATAGAAATAGATGTGTATCGAtggattatttatttattttagaattattaaaggaaaagagaaTTCAAATTTTCGGTACGCGTCAAATGTATTCAGATCCATGAGTCAACATGGGTTTttgagaatattttttataaaatgtgaATTAAAGTGCACCTAACTTATTTAATGCACTGAGTTAAATGATTTTGAATTTGATTGGAGGTGGATtgatttgtaatttatttaacaataattttttttatttttttataattttttataaatttttattatgagttTGAAATGTGTTGAAAGTGGATTGATTCATAATTTACcgacaataattttttatattttttcataatgtttttattctaattgtttatttcttctaattatttaagttaacaatttaatcattttaaaaactaaaatactttttaataatGTTGGAATGATttagataattaatttatttgttcatttaaatatatataagtttatattttaatttttactttattttttataataaatcttaataaaataGATAAACACTTTAATTGCATCAAtgtaaataaatgaaaaaaagtcAAATTAATTCACTTTAATTGtagtataatatatatataaactaaaaaaaatattaaattgaatcAACCTACCAATTTATAATAAATCCaaccaaattataaaaaatttaagttatctttttaataactaatgttgtatgttaatttatttattttgagtaaaatatttattttagtgcATCCAATGTATAAAATTGTCTGTATTTTTACTTCTACAAGACTATTTcgttataaaatataattttaaacattaatcTCACATTAAATTTAGAACTATTTAATTATAAAgttgtaataaaaataattaatttgaattttttatatgaCAGAAggaataatgaaaaaaatttaccCTTTCAAGTAGGAAGTTAACTCAGTTCAGACATTCACTGTCGCAAACTACGTTTGAGTTTGTCTTCAGATTCCAGATTCTTCTTTTCGTCTTTTCTTCCAAATATCTATTTTCCATTTCTTTTATAATACCCTTTTGTCTTGACCATTTTCAATACATTCACAGTCCCAATTACACTACTCTACTGTTACGTCCATGGCCGATTCGTCCCCAAGAACCGTGCTTGTAACTGGATCTGGTGGCCGCACAGGTTCTCTTTTACCCTTTCCTTTTTCATAACTTTTTTGTTCGTATTTTAATTGAGGTTCAGTGATTTTACTGCATTATGGGTATCTGTAATTTCAGTTCATGAGAATTTTGTTAGAGACGGTTGATACAGGAGCAAGGTTTGGGGTTTTGTACAGTAAACCAAGATTTTCATgttatatgattaaaaaaactagttttaaatttaaatgaacAATAAGAAACTTGTGGGGCTAAAAACATGTAGTAATTGTCttagtaaattaaaaatttcaccTGCTGCACAAAGCTTGACCCTTTGCAAATGCTTAATAGCTACatgttttaatgattttatttgcAATGTGGAAGTGGGTTGTTATACTCTGGCAACAACTTTTGCTCCATCATTACCCTTTCTAAGGAAGGACAGTTCCCTGGTGGATATATGCACTTACAGACTTCATTCTAGTCTATTTTCAGCTGTTTGTTTGCATTTACTACATACCTGTTCTTGTCATATGAGATATTAGTTACTTGTACAGTGTAAATACATTCACATGCTAAATCTCAGCAGTtgcttttttttcattttttatgtgATCTGGAAGTTGAAATCATGGCTTGTTATTCTTGGCTACATGGCTACAGTGTTTAACCTCTCTTCATATGATAATATGAGGCACActatctttctctctcttttacAATTCTCAATGTGATTCGGTGGATAATTTTTCAGGACAAAttgtgtataaaaaattaaaagagaagcCAAACCAGTATGTTGCCAGAGGCCTTGTTAGGACAGAAGAAAGCAAACAGAAAATTGGCGGTGCAGATGATGTTTTTGTTGGGGATATCAGAGATGCTGGAAGTATTACTCCTGCTTTTGAAGGTATAGATTCTCTCATAATCCTCACAAGTGCAGTTCCACAAATGAAGCCTGGGTTTGATCCAACAAAAGGTGAAAGGCCTGAGTTCTATTTTTCTGAGGGCGCATATCCTGAACAGGTGCCATTGCATATTCCCTATGCATGCTCAGTTTATTTACATATGTATATCGTGTTATTAATACTGTAGCTTTCTCATTTATATGTTAGGTTGACTGGATTGGGCAGAAGAATCAAATAGATGCTGGTAAGAATCTGCATTCATTCCATATGTTGTTGTAAATCATACTACAAATTAATCAGTGCATGTGATACTGAAACTGTATTGCCTCTATGAATAGCCAAGGCTGCAGGAGTGAAGCATGTTGTGTTGGTTGGGTCTATGGGTGGAACAAACACTAATCATCCTCTGAACAGCTTGGGAAAAGGGAATATATTGGTTGGTCATATTTTCTATTATACTATTTATCGAATTCTTTCTTAACTTCATGACCtcattttttctattataataaaTGGAGCTTAAGTTCCATTTCGTAGCATAATGCAATTTAGTTAAAAGATAGTGCCATTTTCTCTTCCCTTCAATCGTTTTATTTCCTCTCTTTCATAGGCAGCTTATAGTTTTATATTGATCTCAGATTTGGAAGAGAAAGGCTGAACAATATCTGGCTGATTCTGGCGTTCCATACACAATCATAAGGTACACTAATTTCTATGCATATGAAGATGTATAGTTTGTCCTAGTTCTCTTGGTcttgttttacttttttgtttCATGCTGTTCAATTGGCCTATTCTCTTGAATCAACTCAACAACCTTATATTGATATCTATTTTGGTTGAGTGAAAAATTTTAGAACTCTTGATGTTGTTCTCGGGGTAGACAATTATCTTGTAATCTTGAGAGAGTATTGATACTTGATGCCGTGTCGTGTATATGAAAGCTTTTGAAGATCTTTAGGGAACAACATTggtttttgttaattttttattactccATCTGAATGTGATGCTTAGCAATACAAATACAATTTCATTTGGTTTATATCCATTACGTAATTGCCTTGTCTTGGGACATACATTGATATTCTTGTTGCCGAtgcaaattaaaaattttaggGTGACATTCTTGCGAATATTTTGCAAGATTGTGTCCTTCTGCACAATATTTCCTCACGTTTGGTGCTGAATCAGGCCTGGTGGTTTGTTAGATAAAGAAGGAGGCATTAGGGAACTCATTGTGGGAAAAGATGACGAGCTTCTTCAGACTGAAAACAAAGCCATTCCACGAGCTGATGTTGCCGAAGTCTGCATTCaggtatatatattttttataaggtCTTCCTAACCATCAGTGGTCAAGGAATCAAAAGATGTTTCTATTAGAAATCTTATAGAAGTACCCTTAAAAAATCACAAGCGATAACATCTTTacatattacaataaaagttttTCACTTTTAGTTCTTTAACCAGGGTCTTTTATATGACTTTTGTGTATTGATCATGAGTAAAAATAACTCATTTCCCAAGTGGCATAAAAATTCCCCCATGAGTTGTGTTGTTCAAGTTACTATGAGATTTGGTTATCGAGTTTTGAGTAAAATGGTTTGACAGGCACTGAATTTTGAGGAGGTTCAATTCAAGGCTTTTGACTTGGCATCAAAACCAGAGGGAGTAGGTACCCCAACAAAGGACTTCAAGGCTTTGTTTTCCAATATCACAGCTCGTTTTTGATGCTAATGCAAGTGGTTTTTTATAACTGAGGGATACCCTACAATCATCAATGCTCAACCAATACTGTAGCTCAATAATAGTATAGCTCAATATTATTATAGCTCAATAATAccattgaaaaataaaattcatgttTATGCTTTTAATTCTGTATGGCTTCTTTTTAGAtgttttaaattgtatttttatgtAATGTTGTAAGATGTTTTTGATTACTACAAGCCTACAATACGAAAAGAAAGCTGTTGTCAAAATATGCTACTTGTTGTGAGTATTCTTCCTCCAAATAACTCAGTTTGCATTTCCAAAAGGGTGGTCAAAATTagagttatttttttaacttattctATTCATTTAGTCCATTAACACAGTCAAATTTATTCTACACCACTAAGTGgtatttttaataatgtttttggTTCAAACCTTGTGGATGAAAAAAATGTGGTTGGGTTAGGAGACATGACCAAATGATAAACATCAAACAAAAGATTTAATCTCGCATCTCCCATTGTTGTGTCCGTAGAGTCTTAATCTCTAATGTTTGATCATCTAGTGTTGGGGAATGATCATTTATGGACACagcttttatttttatagcAAGAGAGGCATATTCCTTCTATTTTTAAACCAATCTTAGAGTGTCAGcttttttaagattttatgtttttttttcttagtttttaaTGGCTGAGATCTCATTGGCAAGCCTACTAATTTGATGGAAGTTGTAAATGGACAGAAGTCCAAGTATGAATCCACAAATATTTgctatataattatttaattagaaagaaaattaatagaattttttttagtttaatggCAACATTTTATACAATAAGATAATAAAGAgccaaataaaaatattagaattttTTAATAAGAGAGCAAAAATTAATCAAATGACTTACATTAAGAATAAAGATATTGATTTTACAAGGCCTTTATCATGTaattcactattttttttttagttaaattcaATGATTCACGAAATTGATTTTAACCTTATTCTTTGGTGAGAAAATTCTAATATTACTTAAGGGAGAGTGCGATTCTTTGTCAAACAACCAACATTAAGGTTGAAGACTTAAATTTGGCTGGGTAGTTTTTACCCTCATTCGTAGTTGTAGGTTTTACCACTATTTTTACCTTGATCCTAATTTATAGAAGaatcataattaaaattatatccTAATTTATAGaagaattataattaaaattatgaagTCATGGTTTGGTTGATTAGGCTAAACTAGATTAGAAATAAGGTAAAACAATTGATTATGTGCAACTACATCAACCTTTAGCAACAAGGTATTTAATTGTTCATAGCATAACACACACAAATACTCAAAGATAAAGCTGAAGATTATAAGTTTAGAACATGCAAATATTTTAAGCTGTGTCTCACTAGCCTAGGATGATTTTACAATACTGTCTACTCCTGATTTTGTTTAAGTTAGAGTGTAAATCATATTTCTCTCACTTAAGCCAAAGAGCATCACTTGCTCAAGTGAAGTGCTCTAAAAATGtctttatgtaaaaaaaaaatatagtgtagtttatatttcaaattacataattcaaaaatcatttttaatatttctaattagttttcgaattatataatctagaagATTTTTTTCATATTCGTGATTAGCATCTAGATTATATAGTCTGGAAGTCTTTTCTGATATAAGATTAGCTTCCTAATTGTGTAATCTAGAATATATCTGAATTACATATTCCATAAGCTATtctcaaatttataaaagatttctagattatgtaatctgaaatattatttttttaaaatatatcttgaattatataatttagaagcTATTTTTGGATCAAAGAttttcgaattatgtaattcagaatatattttttttaaaaaattttccAGATTTTATAAATCCAGAAAACACttcagaattcaaaaatatcttCTGAATTATGTATGTGGGTGGCAAAAGAATGATAGAaaagtattttcatatttagggGTGACACAAGAACATACTGGGTTGCAGAAAGAAAACGTCTCAAGTGAATAGACGTTTTTCTTGAATGAAAATCTTGTATTTTGATATAGGCCAGaatttttctccttttcttgtaaaaaataaacacaaaacacacaatttttcttgtaaaaagtaaacaaaacatacaacaataataaaaattaataaaagttggATCTAAACTAAAACTTTTGAAAGACAtcttaaaataacaataaatgtataaatataagtaaaacAATAAGATCAAAACGTACTAATATTTTGTGAATTTCTCTCATTTAAGCTTCCTTAAGGTTCGTTTAAGTGAATGTCCATTGATCAAGGTGTTTGCATCactatatgttttttttagtgAGAATCTTGTATGTTTTTTCTAGTGAGAATCTTGTATTTTGATATAGGtaatcttttcattttcttataaaaaatacataaacaaaaacaatacaaaaaaaaagacatatagtgataataaaatttgattttaaactaaaaaaattctaaaagagatcataaaataatgataaatgtCTAGATATAAGTAAAACAATAAGATAAAAATGTGTTAATATTTTgtgaaaattaagaaaatcacAAGAAATGAGGGTTGAATTGTAAtttaattagtttctaaaaagaAATTGCAAGTATGATTTCATTA harbors:
- the LOC137818968 gene encoding uncharacterized protein At2g37660, chloroplastic; the protein is MADSSPRTVLVTGSGGRTGQIVYKKLKEKPNQYVARGLVRTEESKQKIGGADDVFVGDIRDAGSITPAFEGIDSLIILTSAVPQMKPGFDPTKGERPEFYFSEGAYPEQVDWIGQKNQIDAAKAAGVKHVVLVGSMGGTNTNHPLNSLGKGNILIWKRKAEQYLADSGVPYTIIRPGGLLDKEGGIRELIVGKDDELLQTENKAIPRADVAEVCIQALNFEEVQFKAFDLASKPEGVGTPTKDFKALFSNITARF